Proteins found in one Quercus robur chromosome 2, dhQueRobu3.1, whole genome shotgun sequence genomic segment:
- the LOC126713641 gene encoding probable mitochondrial saccharopine dehydrogenase-like oxidoreductase At5g39410: MQDNEEVVAKTIIYDLIILGASGFTGKYVVKEALKFHNSLKSIALAGRNPTKLTQTLQWASQPHPPPPIPILTFDTSDPQSLLSLCSQTKLILNCVGPFRLYGEPVVAACVETGCDYLDICGEPEFMERVEAKYGEKAVETGSLVVSACGFDSIPAELGLIFNSRQWVPPAVPNRVEAYLSLESHKRIVGNFGTFESAVLGIANADKLQELRRSRPRRARPVIPGPSPPKGPLIEHQKKIGLWAVKLPSADSIVVRRTLAALTENPVGLPGVNESAEHSEKRGAFWSTVKPAHFGVKIGSKSLLGVFRFITVGMFMGLLGRTAFGRWLLLKFPSIFSLGWFRKKGPSDDEVRSASFKMWFVGCGFSNNSLVSEANMKPDMEIITRVMGPEIGYLTTPIILLQCALILLSQRDNLPNGVFPPGIVFGPTDLQERLQENGISFDVISKSSLSA; the protein is encoded by the exons ATGCAAGACAATGAAGAAGTAGTGGCAAAAACCATCATCTACGACCTCATAATCCTGGGTGCCTCAGGTTTCACAGGCAAGTACGTTGTCAAAGAAGCCCTCAAATTCCACAATTCTCTCAAATCTATCGCTCTTGCTGGACGCAACCCCACGAAACTAACACAAACCCTTCAATGGGCTTctcaacctcaccctccacctccAATTCCCATCCTTACCTTCGACACCTCAGATCCCCAATCCCTTCTCTCCCTTTGCTCACAAACCAAGCTCATACTCAACTGCGTCGGACCCTTTCGCCTCTACGGCGAGCCTGTGGTCGCGGCCTGCGTCGAGACTGGTTGTGATTACTTGGATATTTGTGGGGAGCCTGAGTTTATGGAGAGAGTGGAGGCCAAGTATGGTGAGAAGGCGGTTGAGACGGGTTCTTTGGTGGTTTCTGCATGTGGGTTTGATTCCATTCCGGCTGAATTGGGCTTGATTTTCAATTCTAGGCAGTGGGTGCCCCCTGCGGTGCCCAACAGGGTCGAGGCCTATCTGAGCTTGGAGTCCCATAAGAGGATTGTTGGAAATTTCGGCACTTTTGAGTCCGCGGTTCTTGGCATAGCTAATGCTGATAAGTTGCAGGAGCTGAGACGATCTAGGCCTAGAAGAGCTAGGCCTGTG ATTCCTGGTCCATCACCTCCCAAAGGACCTCTTATAGAGCATCAGAAAAAGATTGGGCTTTGGGCTGTAAAGCTGCCTTCAGCAGATTCTATTGTTGTTCGAAGAACGCTCGCTGCTCTGACAGAAAACCCCGTTGGTCTTCCAGGGGTCAATGAGAGTGCTGAACATAGTGAAAAGAGGGGGGCTTTCTGGTCAACTGTGAAGCCAGCTCATTTTGGGGTGAAGATAGGCTCTAAATCTTTGTTGGGTGTCTTCCGATTCATCACAGTTGGGATGTTTATGGGACTTCTGGGTAGAACTGCTTTTGGAAGGTGGCTTCTCTTAAAATTTCCCTCAATTTTCAGCCTTGGATGGTTCAGGAAGAAGGGCCCCTCTGATGATGAGGTTAGAAGTGCTTCATTTAAGATGTGGTTTGTTGGATGTGGTTTTAGCAACAACAGTCTTGTTTCAGAGGCAAACATGAAACCTGATATGGAAATAATAACAAGAGTAATGGGACCGGAGATCGGCTACCTGACCACCCCAATTATTCTACTTCAGTGTGCTCTTATTCTTCTGAGCCAACGAGACAACCTACCAAATGGAGTATTCCCTCCTGGGATTGTATTTGGCCCAACGGATCTCCAAGAACGACTTCAAGAGAATGGAATATCTTTTGATGTCATTTCAAAGAGCTCTCTTTCTGCTTGA
- the LOC126713639 gene encoding pentatricopeptide repeat-containing protein At1g71210, mitochondrial, whose translation MLTTVAKSSSNRRSKNSPILILIHYYHYSSSSSSSSFISSSSSTNNNNNNNKIPFLASPWTAPTPTRDSDILVSSFKDWFNRRNNSLLDQIFLILNTQQPHNDSDDLASRRSADLALSQLNLRLSESFVLDVLNYGKGRGNDVLSALKFFDWAGRQPGFHHTRATFHAIFKILSKAQLMSLLLDFLDDYMKQRYLHKVRFYDTLVMGYAVAGKPQVALQMFGRMRFQGLDLDPFAYHVLLNSLVDESSFDAFHVILNQIRLRGFQTDFTNAIVVRSFCKQKLFHDAELYLRGLLTQGRQLHGHVVTVLVDALCKTNQFQKAGKLVQEFRDSGLVPMEDAYGVWIRDLVQAGQLDGALDFLRTKKSLEGYVPDVFRYNVLICSLLRENRLEELCDLLMEMKEGQISPDMVTINAALCFFCKAGMVDVALELYNLRSEFGLSPNSMAYNYLINTLCGDGSVDEAYRVLKNSIEQGYFPRGRTFSILADALCREGKLDKMKELVIVALERNFMPSTFSYDKFISALCRARRVEDGYLIHGELDRINKVTKKTTYFNLIHGFNKSNRGDIAARLLIEMQAKGHTPNRALYRAVICCLCDMEYPENQFFKLLEMQLSRHEPNFQIYNFFIDGAGHAKKPDLAREVFEMMRRSGIEPTLSSDILMLQSYLKNERISDALNFFSDIRQRRKIKSKLYNTIIVGLCKVNKVDIALEFLRECRNNGVVPGTDCYEVLIQMLCSNKRYDMAINLINDLEKTGRHVTSFIGNILLLHSLKTQELYDTWVDLKEVQNDKSSDSSLLGLLIGAFSGRVRVTQCVKDLEEAIEKCFPLNIYTYNMLLRRLSMSEMDLACELFNRMCQRGYEPNRWTYDILVHGFFKHGRKVEARRWAEVMFQKGFDLTERTQLLI comes from the coding sequence ATGCTTACAACAGTAGCCAAATCCAGCAGCAACAGGAGGAGTAAGAATTCTCCAATTCTCATCCTAATCCACTACTATCactactcttcttcttcttcttcttcttcttttatttcatcatcatcatcaaccaataacaacaacaacaacaacaagatcCCATTCCTGGCTTCTCCTTGGACAGCCCCAACCCCAACCCGTGATTCGGATATTCTAGTCTCCTCGTTCAAGGACTGGTTCAATCGCCGCAACAACTCTCTCCTTGACCAAATCTTCCTCATCTTAAACACCCAACAACCCCACAATGACAGCGACGACTTAGCCTCTCGTCGCTCCGCCGACCTCGCTCTCTCCCAACTCAACCTCCGGCTCTCCGAATCCTTCGTCTTAGATGTTCTTAACTACGGAAAAGGCAGAGGCAATGACGTACTCTCCGCCCTCAAATTCTTCGACTGGGCCGGCCGCCAACCCGGTTTCCACCACACTCGGGCCACCTTCCACGCCATTTTCAAGATCCTCTCCAAAGCCCAACTCATGTCTCTCTTGTTAGACTTTCTAGATGACTACATGAAGCAGCGCTACTTGCATAAGGTTCGTTTCTATGACACTCTCGTCATGGGATACGCTGTTGCTGGTAAGCCTCAAGTTGCACTCCAAATGTTTGGTAGAATGCGCTTTCAAGGTCTTGACTTGGATCCCTTTGCTTATCATGTCTTGTTGAATTCTTTGGTCGATGAGAGCAGTTTTGATGCCTTTCACGTCATTTTAAACCAGATTCGATTGCGGGGTTTTCAGACTGACTTTACAAATGCCATTGTTGTTAGGAGTTTTTGTAAGCAGAAGTTGTTCCATGACGCTGAGCTTTACTTGCGAGGCTTGTTGACCCAAGGGAGGCAATTGCACGGCCATGTTGTCACTGTGCTTGTTGATGCTCTTTGTAAGACTAATCAATTCCAGAAAGCTGGGAAGTTGGTGCAGGAGTTTCGGGACTCTGGCTTGGTGCCAATGGAGGATGCTTATGGGGTTTGGATTAGGGATCTTGTTCAGGCCGGGCAGTTGGATGGGGCTCTGGATTTCTTGCGCACTAAGAAGTCATTGGAAGGGTATGTTCCCGATGTGTTTCGATACAATGTTTTGATATGTAGTCTTTTGAGGGAGAATCGACTTGAGGAGTTGTGTGATTTGTTAATGGAGATGAAGGAGGGTCAGATATCCCCTGATATGGTCACCATTAATGCTGCATTGTGCTTTTTTTGTAAAGCCGGGATGGTGGATGTTGCACTTGAGTTGTACAATTTGAGGTCTGAATTCGGGCTCTCTCCTAATAGCATGGCCTATAACTATTTAATCAATACTCTCTGTGGTGATGGAAGCGTCGATGAAGCTTATCGTGTGTTGAAGAATTCTATTGAACAAGGTTATTTCCCCCGTGGAAGAACATTTTCTATACTTGCAGATGCTTTGTGCAGAGAGGGAAAGCTTGATAAGATGAAGGAGTTGGTCATTGTTGCCTTGGAGAGGAATTTTATGCCATCTACTTTCTCGTATGACAAGTTTATATCTGCTCTGTGTAGGGCTAGGAGGGTAGAGGATGGGTATTTGATACATGGAGAACTTGACAGAATAAATAAAGTTACTAAAAAAACTACTTACTTTAACTTGATACATGGTTTCAACAAGTCGAACAGGGGAGATATTGCAGCCAGACTTCTTATCGAGATGCAAGCAAAGGGTCACACCCCAAATCGTGCCTTGTACAGAGCTGTTATTTGTTGTTTATGTGATATGGAATACCCAGAAAACCAATTTTTCAAATTGTTGGAGATGCAGTTATCTCGTCATGAACCCAATTTTCAGATTTACAACTTCTTCATTGATGGAGCTGGGCATGCCAAAAAACCTGACCTGGCTAGAGAAGTATTTGAGATGATGCGGAGAAGTGGGATTGAGCCCACTCTGAGTTCTGACATTCTTATGTTGCAGAGTTATTTAAAGAACGAAAGAATTTCCGATGCTTTGAATTTCTTTAGTGATATACGCCAGAGAAGAAAGATTAAGAGTAAACTATATAATACCATTATTGTTGGCCTCTGCAAAGTCAACAAGGTTGATATTGCATTGGAGTTTTTGAGAGAATGCAGGAATAATGGAGTGGTTCCAGGTACTGATTGTTACGAGGTTCTCATACAGATGCTGTGCTCAAACAAAAGATATGATATGGCGATAAATCTTATTAATGACTTGGAGAAAACAGGGCGTCATGTAACATCCTTTATCGGTAACATACTTTTGCTGCATTCTTTGAAGACTCAAGAGCTATATGACACTTGGGTTGATTTGAAAGAGGTGCAGAATGATAAATCTTCTGATAGTTCATTGCTTGGCCTGCTCATTGGCGCATTTTCTGGTCGTGTTAGAGTGACTCAATGTGTCAAGGACTTGGAAGAAGCGATTGAAAAGTGCTTCCCACTTAACATCTATACATATAATATGTTGTTGAGAAGACTCAGCATGAGCGAGATGGATCTTGCTTGTGAGTTGTTCAATCGGATGTGTCAAAGAGGGTATGAACCTAATCGATGGACTTATGACATCCTAGTACATGGATTTTTTAAACATGGGAGGAAAGTTGAGGCTAGGAGATGGGCAGAAGTGATGTTCCAGAAAGGGTTTGATCTGACCGAGCGTACCCAACTACTCATCTAA
- the LOC126713640 gene encoding UDP-glycosyltransferase 13-like — protein sequence MADNIGSQTPPHIALFPSAGMGHLTPFLRIASMLLSKNCMVTLFTAHPTVSATESTYTSLFLSTHPQLKHVNYQITPSHHSNSTTDDPFFLQFAAISRHAHLLHPLLSSASPSFSAIFSDFSLASSITQFAADLAIPNYIVSTTSVRFFSLVAYLPILTSEPAKLSSSSFEVNIPGLTPLSISSIPPPFFDPNHLFTAHIVSNAPAFSEAKGIIINTFDWFEPETLAAVNSGRALSNLPPILPIGPLEPYELSKDQFQSLPWLDNQPEESVVYVSFGSRTAMSKDQIRELADGLERNGCRFLWVIKSSKVDKGDNQELEDLLGSSFLERTQNKGIVVKGWVNQQEILAHPATGGFINHCGWNSVMEAASIGVPLLAWPQHGDQRVNAEVVENAGLGIWARDWGWGVERLVKGEEIERKIGELMKNEKLRDRARKVGEEARKARGTGGSSNKVLMGVIEVLNL from the coding sequence ATGGCAGACAACATTGGTTCCCAAACTCCTCCCCACATAGCCCTCTTTCCAAGTGCTGGAATGGGTCACTTGACCCCCTTCCTCAGGATTGCTTCCATGCTGTTATCCAAGAACTGTATGGTCACTCTATTCACAGCCCATCCAACAGTGTCTGCTACAGAATCCACTTACACTTCCTTGTTCCTTTCCACCCATCCACAACTCAAGCATGTCAACTACCAAATCACTCCCTCCCACCACTCCAATTCCACCACTGATGACCCTTTCTTTCTCCAATTTGCAGCCATCAGCCGCCATGCCCATCTTCTCCATCCTTTGTTATCATCTGCATCTCCATCTTTCTCTGCCATCTTTTCTGACTTCTCTTTAGCTTCTAGTATCACACAATTTGCTGCTGATCTTGCCATTCCCAACTATATTGTCTCCACCACCTCAGTCAGATTTTTTTCTCTTGTGGCATATCTTCCAATACTCACTTCAGAGCCTGCTAAACTTAGTAGCAGTTCTTTTGAAGTCAATATCCCAGGACTGACCCCTCTGTCCATATCAAGCATTCCCCCACCATTCTTTGACCCAAATCATCTCTTTACAGCACATATAGTTTCAAATGCTCCAGCCTTCTCAGAAGCAAAAGGAATCATAATAAACACATTTGACTGGTTTGAACCAGAAACTCTTGCTGCAGTCAACAGTGGCAGGGCTTTGTCCAATCTCCCACCAATCCTTCCAATTGGACCGTTAGAACCTTATGAGCTTAGTAAGGATCAATTCCAGAGTCTGCCATGGCTAGACAACCAACCAGAAGAATCTGTAGTTTATGTGAGCTTCGGAAGCAGAACAGCCATGTCAAAAGATCAAATAAGAGAACTGGCAGATGGGCTAGAGAGAAATGGGTGTAGATTCCTGTGGGTAATTAAGAGCAGTAAAGTCGATAAAGGAGATAACCAAGAGCTGGAAGACCTACTTGGCAGTTcatttttagaaagaacacaaaacAAAGGAATTGTAGTAAAGGGATGGGTGAACCAGCAAGAGATTTTAGCACATCCTGCCACTGGAGGGTTCATAAATCATTGTGGGTGGAATTCAGTAATGGAAGCAGCTTCAATAGGAGTGCCTTTGCTTGCATGGCCACAACATGGGGACCAAAGGGTAAATGCAGAAGTTGTGGAGAATGCAGGGTTGGGGATATGGGCAAGGGATTGGGGTTGGGGTGTGGAGCGGTTGGTGAAGGGGGAAGAGATTGAAAGAAAGATTGGGGAACTGATGAAAAATGAGAAACTGAGAGATAGAGCCAGGAAGGTTGGGGAAGAGGCCAGGAAGGCTAGAGGGACTGGTGGGAGTTCAAACAAGGTGCTTATGGGAGTCATTGAAGTTCTAAATCTCTAA